One Vitis vinifera cultivar Pinot Noir 40024 chromosome 8, ASM3070453v1 genomic window carries:
- the LOC100256789 gene encoding putative pentatricopeptide repeat-containing protein At3g08820, with amino-acid sequence MLSRPTSPPISKGLEIKKLILQGFNSFKHLKHLHAHLLRFGLCHDNYLLNMILRCSFDFSDTNYTRFLFHQIKQPNIFLWNTMIRGLVSNDCFDDAIEFYGLMRSEGFLPNNFTFPFVLKACARLLDLQLGVKIHTLVVKGGFDCDVFVKTSLVCLYAKCGYLEDAHKVFDDIPDKNVVSWTAIISGYIGVGKFREAIDMFRRLLEMNLAPDSFTIVRVLSACTQLGDLNSGEWIHKCIMEMGMVRNVFVGTSLVDMYAKCGNMEKARSVFDGMPEKDIVSWGAMIQGYALNGLPKEAIDLFLQMQRENVKPDCYTVVGVLSACARLGALELGEWVSGLVDRNEFLYNPVLGTALIDLYAKCGSMSRAWEVFKGMKEKDRVVWNAIISGLAMNGYVKISFGLFGQVEKLGIKPDGNTFIGLLCGCTHAGLVDEGRRYFNSMYRFFSLTPSIEHYGCMVDLLGRAGLLDEAHQLIRNMPMEANAIVWGALLGACRIHRDTQLAELALKQLIELEPWNSGNYVLLSNIYSANLKWDEAAKVRLSMNEKRIQKPPGCSWIEVDGIVHEFLVGDKYHPLSEKIYAKLDELTKKMKVAGYVPTTDFVLFDIEEEEKEHFLGCHSEKLAIAFGLISATPTAVIRVVKNLRVCGDCHMAIKLISSITGREITVRDNNRFHCFREGSCSCNDYW; translated from the coding sequence ATGTTGAGCAGGCCAACATCTCCTCCAATTTCCAAGGGTTTGGAGATCAAGAAACTCATTCTCCAAGGCTTCAACTCCTTCAAACACCTCAAGCATCTCCACGCTCACCTTCTCCGTTTCGGTCTCTGCCACGACAACTATCTTCTCAACATGATCTTGAGGTGTAGCTTTGATTTCTCTGACACAAACTACACTCGCTTCCTCTTCCATCAGATTAAACAACCcaacatttttttatggaatACCATGATCCGAGGCTTGGTTTCCAATGATTGTTTCGACGATGCCATTGAGTTCTATGGTTTGATGCGATCAGAGGGCTTCTTGCCCAACAATTTCACTTTCCCTTTTGTTCTAAAAGCTTGTGCCAGGCTTTTGGATTTGCAGTTGGGTGTGAAGATCCACACCCTTGTGGTTAAAGGTGGTTTTGATTGCGATGTTTTTGTCAAGACTAGTTTGGTTTGTTTATATGCAAAATGCGGTTATTTAGAAGATGCCCACAAGGTGTTTGATGATATTCCGGACAAAAACGTTGTTTCTTGGACGGCCATCATTAGTGGGTACATTGGTGTTGGCAAATTTAGGGAAGCCATCGATATGTTTCGGAGGTTGCTGGAGATGAATTTAGCGCCAGATAGTTTCACCATTGTTCGGGTTTTGTCTGCCTGTACTCAATTAGGGGATTTAAATAGCGGAGAGTGGATCCATAAATGTATCATGGAAATGGGCATGGTGAGGAACGTCTTTGTGGGTACCTCTTTAGTGGATATGTATGCTAAGTGTGGAAACATGGAGAAAGCTCGTAGTGTCTTTGACGGGATGCCTGAGAAGGATATAGTTTCCTGGGGTGCCATGATTCAAGGTTATGCATTGAACGGGCTCCCCAAAGAAGCTATAGACCTCTTTTTGCAAATGCAAAGAGAAAATGTGAAACCAGATTGCTATACCGTGGTTGGAGTTCTTTCTGCTTGTGCGAGATTAGGGGCGTTAGAATTAGGGGAGTGGGTCAGTGGGTTGGTTGATAGGAATGAGTTTTTATATAACCCTGTCTTAGGCACTGCATTGATTGACTTGTATGCAAAATGTGGGAGCATGTCTCGGGCCTGGGAAGTCTTTAAAGGGATGAAGGAGAAGGATCGAGTGGTCTGGAATGCTATAATATCTGGGCTTGCCATGAATGGCTATGTTAAAATATCATTTGGACTTTTTGGCCAAGTAGAGAAACTTGGGATCAAACCAGATGGGAACACTTTCATTGGCCTGCTTTGTGGTTGTACTCATGCTGGTCTGGTTGATGAGGGCCGGCGATATTTCAATAGCATGTACCGTTTCTTTTCGTTGACTCCATCAATTGAGCATTATGGATGTATGGTGGATCTTCTTGGTCGTGCAGGTTTATTAGATGAAGCTCATCAATTGATTAGAAATATGCCAATGGAGGCTAATGCCATTGTTTGGGGAGCATTGTTAGGTGCATGTAGGATACATCGGGACACCCAGTTGGCTGAACTTGCATTGAAGCAACTTATTGAATTAGAACCTTGGAACTCAGGAAATTATGTCCTCTTATCAAATATTTACTCAGCAAATCTTAAATGGGATGAAGCAGCAAAGGTTAGGTTAAGCATGAATGAGAAAAGGATCCAGAAACCACCTGGGTGTAGTTGGATTGAGGTAGATGGTATCGTCCACGAGTTCCTTGTGGGAGACAAGTACCACCCCTTGTCAGAGAAGATATATGCAAAACTAGATGAATTGactaagaaaatgaaagtaGCTGGTTATGTTCCAACAACAGATTTTGTGCTGTTTGACATAGAAGAGGAGGAGAAGGAGCATTTCCTTGGTTGCCACAGTGAGAAACTTGCTATTGCATTTGGTCTAATAAGTGCAACACCAACAGCCGTGATTAGGGTTGTGAAAAACCTTAGGGTTTGTGGTGACTGTCACATGGCTATAAAGCTAATTTCAAGTATCACAGGTCGAGAAATAACTGTGAGGGATAATAACCGATTTCATTGTTTCAGAGAGGGATCTTGTTCATGTAATGATTATTGGTGA
- the LOC100251663 gene encoding protein SCAR2, with protein MPLTRYQVRNQYSLADPELFRAADKDDPEALLEGVAMAGLVGVLRQLGDLAEFAAEIFHDLHEEVMVTAARGHGLMVRVQQLEAEFPLIERAFLSQTNHSSFFYNAGVDWHPNLHADQNLITRGDLPRFVMDSYEECRGPPRLFLLDKFDVAGAGACLKRYTDPSFFKAESASSGAVKLQVQREKKIRKGKKKGYRWRNGETPEVLPATHAKLHQLFLVDRVENGTDGPARLVKLKKRQLNESPFDSKTGRSYMEQFLETHSPEQEVVHEICVSPPSLKLASNSGHEPGLEILEISTVSPSKESLQRKSSSPRGQEKVQRPFMDEVVEEAIDGAILKVPESNPEGETDKNSSIYKVPDEREVQVDGESKIEGNVDGYHSDDVTSDNYMDALNTMESEMETDIENKPKNKMGFLNVKKHGTDSDANEENQEPGAQFSYSQSNGDSTPSGDGSSLCKKGRSSISNSDISNLAENSPSNGDGAVEVFPCTDICVDEIVDVPSNHLSINEESKPKSHEHVVPNDTCIDVTDVHGYRSEFVEASCTSSPKDLNVMLPPVDCGKSLKEVSVVEPELDGTSCDHIKPGTEFSNAVDNETDLGDKLSDASHLESKLDGADPNVFSDALLHLSNVSDLDPKKGSSDMSNVSSWTDDDFFRVSAQAQSHPVDESYGGNPNFLSDVLQFISNAPDLAPEKESSDNFVNEVLQTECGNDNSTEMLVHGKIDSPKPITSPAEDQLLGSTLSGSLPDCSPASIACDADVKPVCIVSKIDDNVPENGFNLQNSTPVADMPQTLTLTEQWSSEITGGGPQLELDISEMHVSSSGEKMKLEGVYGASDGDETHGSTGNEDTVGRTSIPLQFSSDHPNYPGLGDHILSSDMVTETVKSETVAVGAATGANSEDDIPSNNQNCLVPKDLLISDDSIPETVQAEPVAVAAAAASGAGSEDDFPFGHPNYPDPKDHLSLDDLVTESVPATHLVSTAACDDEVDDVNNVICPSLDLIESPDRNILDLQETLMREMEINKAVLPEYDIESDAPKEVNQLAAALTDLDSNPGITGAYGHSNSELLNDVPDSWLAEQYQDSLHLTSSKQINQDLNSQVAPHQIHLGENSERLVSSPSHYFPEPGVPSEQVLDVQADDISVEYLHADEARLNPSNLQSTQIHTSNRIEQESCFDASSKSCPKDFSSEPLVSEFPLQSAGKKLESSKPAVDPSEVPFPRFGLLPEATQVNPDGMPPLPPMQWRMGKFQHGLALFPPIPPPIADVKDHLVSPALEGETAQPGKHVLPLSMVVDEKLHSSEYFSGNLVQPSSILLQMPTKVNGENSHQNFLPPEGTQDLNPLLRQSSCGERPDHGLLASEEEMVLPSLNLFLPVQTVEDVTSRHAPAPVSLDGQLIPSLDHLAPEPDLEDNKFQHAHQNSEEEIVNPPKTFVRTVEDTTSRHAPASLQGELIQPLDHLAPEPALEQNKLQGTCQNSEGDHPKTFVLPQTMGDEQLEYPLQTSKEETEWLSYSDAIAPASVDGKLNGNPSVKLPRPRDPLIEAVASHDKRTLRKVTERVRPQIGPKVDERDSLLEQIRAKSFNLKPAAVPRPSIQGPRTNLKVAAMLEKANAIRQALAGSDEDDDEDGWSDS; from the exons ATGCCATTGACTAGGTACCAGGTCCGGAACCAGTACAGCTTGGCGGATCCTGAGCTCTTCCGTGCCGCCGATAAGGATGATCCCGAGGCGCTTTTGGAGGGAGTCGCCATGGCTGGCCTCGTCGGGGTTTTGCGTCAGCTTGGCGACTTGGCTGA GTTTGCTGCTGAGATATTCCATGACTTGCATGAAGAAGTGATGGTGACTGCTGCAAGGGGTCATGGTCTAATGGTTCGTGTCCAACAGCTTGAGGCCGAATTTCCTTTGATTGAGAGGGCATTTCTTTCCCAAACTAatcattcatcatttttttataatgcaG GTGTTGACTGGCATCCCAATCTGCATGCTGATCAGAATCTGATCACAAGGGGAGATTTACCTCGATTTGTAATGGACTCTTATGAAGAATGTCGGGGTCCACCGCGGTTATTCCTTTTGGACAA GTTTGATGTTGCGGGTGCTGGGGCATGTTTGAAGCGCTACACTGATCCATCATTCTTTAAAGCAGAATCAGCCTCCTCTGGGGCTGTGAAGTTACAGGTTCAGAGGGAAAAGAAAATCCGCAAAGGAAAG AAGAAAGGATATCGCTGGAGGAATGGAGAAACCCCAGAGGTTTTACCAGCGACACATGCCAA ATTGCATCAGTTGTTTTTGGTAGATCGTGTTGAGAATGGTACTGATGGTCCTGCAAGGCTCGTGAAATTGAAGAAAAGGCAACTGAATGAATCCCCCTTTGATTCAAAAACTGGGAGAAGTTACATGGAGCAGTTTTTGGAAACTCATTCGCCAGAGCAGGAAGTGGTTCATGAAATTTGTGTTAGTCCACCCTCGTTGAAATTGGCATCCAATAGTGGTCATGAGCCAGGGCTTGAAATACTTGAAATCAGTACAGTTAGTCCTTCCAAAGAGTCATTGCAGAGGAAGAGTTCATCTCCTCGTGGACAGGAAAAGGTCCAAAGACCTTTCATGGATGAGGTGGTTGAAGAAGCCATTGATGGAGCAATTTTGAAGGTGCCTGAGTCAAACCCTGAAGGTGAAACTGACAAAAATTCCTCTATTTATAAGGTGCCAGACGAAAGGGAAGTACAAGTTGATGGGGAAAGCAAAATAGAAGGCAATGTAGATGGGTACCATTCTGATGATGTCACAAGTGACAATTACATGGATGCCCTTAATACTATGGAATCGGAAATGGAAACAGACATTGAGAATAAACCTAAGAACAAGATGGGTTTCCTCAATGTTAAAAAACATGGGACTGATTCTGATGCAAATGAAGAAAACCAGGAACCTGGAGCTCAGTTTTCATATTCTCAATCAAATGGAGACTCTACACCATCAGGGGATGGGAGCAGTTTGTGCAAGAAAGGAAGATCTAGTATTTCCAACTCTGATATAAGTAATTTAGCTGAGAACTCACCATCCAATGGTGATGGAGCAGTTGAAGTGTTCCCTTGTACTGATATCTGTGTGGATGAGATTGTTGATGTGCCATCCAACCATCTCTCCATAAATGAGGAGTCCAAACCCAAATCTCATGAGCATGTAGTGCCCAATGATACATGCATTGATGTAACTGATGTCCATGGTTACAGGTCTGAATTTGTAGAGGCATCTTGTACTTCGTCTCCTAAAGATTTGAATGTTATGCTTCCGCCTGTGGATTGTGGAAAAAGTTTGAAGGAAGTTTCAGTGGTGGAACCAGAATTGGATGGAACATCCTGTGACCATATTAAACCTGGTACTGAATTTTCAAATGCTGTTGACAATGAGACTGATCTGGGTGACAAATTATCTGATGCAAGCCATCTCGAGAGCAAGTTAGATGGTGCAGATCCAAATGTCTTTTCTGATGCTTTGTTGCATCTTTCAAATGTTTCAGATTTGGATCCCAAAAAGGGAAGCAGTGATATGTCCAATGTTTCTTCTTGGACAGATGATGACTTCTTCAGAGTGTCTGCACAAGCACAAAGCCATCCTGTGGATGAGTCATATGGTGGCAATCCAAATTTCCTTTCTGATGTTCTGCAGTTCATATCAAATGCTCCTGACCTGGCTCCTGAAAAGGAAAGTAGTGACAATTTTGTGAATGAGGTTCTACAAACAGAATGTGGAAATGATAATTCTACTGAAATGTTGGTCCATGGAAAGATTGATTCACCAAAACCTATTACATCACCTGCAGAAGATCAGCTTCTTGGCTCAACCTTGTCAGGATCACTGCCTGACTGTTCACCTGCTTCTATTGCTTGTGATGCTGATGTCAAACCtgtttgcattgtctccaaaatTGATGACAATGTCCCAGAAAATGGATTCAACTTACAGAACTCAACTCCTGTGGCAGATATGCCACAGACCCTTACTCTTACAGAGCAGTGGTCTTCGGAAATAACAGGTGGTGGTCCTCAACTTGAACTTGATATTTCAGAGATGCATGTTTCATCCTCTGGAGAGAAAATGAAGCTTGAAGGGGTTTATGGTGCCTCAGATGGTGATGAAACACATGGGTCCACCGGCAATGAGGATACAGTAGGAAGAACTTCAATTCCTCTTCAGTTTTCATCTGATCATCCAAATTATCCTGGTCTTGGAGATCATATACTCTCAAGTGATATGGTAACTGAAACAGTTAAATCAGAAACCGTGGCTGTAGGTGCTGCTACTGGTGCTAATAGTGAAGATGATATTCCCTCCAATAATCAAAATTGCCTAGTTCCAAAAGATCTTTTAATCTCAGATGATTCAATACCTGAAACAGTTCAAGCAGAACCTGTAGCTgtggctgctgctgctgcttctGGTGCTGGCAGTGAAGATGATTTTCCATTTGGTCATCCAAATTATCCAGATCCTAAGGATCACCTAAGCTTGGATGATTTAGTAACTGAATCAGTTCCTGCGACACATTTGGTTTCCACTGCTGCATGTGATGATGAAGTTGATGATGTCAACAATGTTATTTGTCCGTCTCTGGATTTGATAGAGTCTCCAGACAGGAATATTCTAGATTTGCAAGAAACACTTATGAGAGAAATGGAGATTAATAAGGCAGTTCTTCCTGAGTATGACATAGAATCAGATGCACCAAAGGAAGTGAATCAACTGGCAGCTGCTTTGACTGACTTGGACTCCAATCCTGGCATTACAGGAGCTTATGGCCATTCTAATTCTGAATTGCTCAATGATGTTCCTGATTCGTGGCTGGCTGAACAATACCAAGACAGTTTGCACCTTACATCTTCAAAACAAATCAATCAGGATTTGAATTCACAAGTTGCTCCTCATCAGATTCATCTTGGAGAGAACTCTGAACGTTTGGTGTCTTCACCTTCCCATTACTTCCCAGAGCCTGGAGTTCCTTCGGAACAAGTGTTGGATGTACAAGCTGATGATATCAGTGTGGAATATTTGCATGCAGATGAAGCAAGATTGAACCCATCAAATCTTCAATCCACACAAATTCATACTTCGAATCGTATAGAACAGGAAAGTTGCTTTGATGCTTCTTCAAAATCTTGTCCAAAAGACTTTTCAAGCGAACCTTTAGTCTCAGAGTTCCCATTGCAGTCAGCTGGAAAGAAATTAGAGAGTTCTAAGCCAGCAGTAGATCCATCAGAGGTACCATTTCCAAGATTTGGCCTGCTTCCTGAGGCAACTCAAGTCAATCCCGATGGGATGCCACCTCTGCCTCCGATGCAGTGGAGGATGGGGAAGTTTCAACACGGTCTGGCCTTATTCCCACCAATACCACCTCCTATAGCTGATGTGAAAGATCACCTTGTTTCTCCAGCATTAGAGGGAGAGACTGCGCAGCCTGGGAAACATGTGTTGCCTCTCTCAATGGTTGTAGATGAGAAGTTACATTCTTCTGAATATTTTTCAGGTAATTTGGTGCAGCCAAGTTCAATTTTATTGCAAATGCCAACCAAGGTTAATGGTGAAAATAGTCATCAAAATTTCCTCCCTCCAGAGGGAACTCAAGATTTGAACCCCTTGTTGAGACAATCATCATGTGGCGAGAGGCCTGATCATGGCTTACTGGCTTCAGAGGAAGAAATGGTGCTGCCTAGTTTGAATCTGTTCTTACCTGTACAAACTGTTGAAGATGTGACTTCAAGACATGCTCCTGCTCCTGTATCATTAGATGGACAACTAATCCCATCTCTGGACCACTTAGCTCCAGAACCAGATTTAGAAGATAATAAGTTTCAACATGCTCACCAAAATTCAGAAGAGGAAATTGTGAACCCTCCTAAAACATTTGTACGAACTGTAGAAGATACAACTTCAAGACATGCTCCTGCATCCTTACAGGGAGAACTGATCCAACCTCTGGACCACTTAGCACCAGAACCAGCTTTAGAACAAAATAAGCTTCAAGGCACTTGCCAAAATTCAGAAGGGGACCATCCAAAAACATTTGTACTTCCACAAACTATGGGAGATGAGCAATTGGAGTACCCTTTGCAGACTTCAAAGGAAGAAACTGAATGGCTATCATATTCAGATGCCATAGCACCAGCCTCCGTAGATGGGAAGCTAAATGGAAACCCTTCAGTTAAGCTTCCTCGTCCTCGAGATCCGCTCATTGAGGCTGTTGCTTCTCATGACAAACGAACG TTGAGGAAGGTAACAGAAAGGGTTCGGCCTCAGATTGGACCAAAGGTAGATGAAAGAGATTCACTCCTAGAACAAATCCGTGCCAAG TCCTTCAACTTGAAACCTGCAGCTGTACCACGACCCAGCATTCAGGGTCCTAGGACCAACCTAAAGGTTGCTGCCATGTTGGAGAAAGCTAATGCGATTCGccag GCATTAGCTGgaagtgatgaagatgatgatgaagatggttGGAGTGATTCTTGA